One Drosophila santomea strain STO CAGO 1482 chromosome X, Prin_Dsan_1.1, whole genome shotgun sequence DNA segment encodes these proteins:
- the LOC120457094 gene encoding uncharacterized protein LOC120457094 isoform X2 has product MFNFHKPRVYRSADGCCICRAKSSSSRFTASRKYEKESMQCFNLHEPRNGEICNACVLLVKRYKRLPVGSKRHWGHVVDARAGPGTKSMAKQKKRDNADAESRAANGSGNSFLPEKFAKIFKKNRKGKVTAATEAAASSSSSSSSSAINRPSSTSPTSDHQPSDSNESYDDEQMPGNAPYQTRKRTAAAALATSNDSEANKRPKLTGSNRRRQLAPQKNRRAVDNVPFFEESDLVRLEVCCGVVFQSLSLGSSCYIIDPELYKPCEKHQRLRHQQMQLQLQQQQQQKHLLEQQQAEAMKDTPTPNPSSLTTQVQSQGPKIGPLKKHHLFCKRQSESFPQGDIHSISPIPMSKTETNGQPLSPKPHSNLSLILKPTGQTQAQSQPQSQAQVVSVGAASPSSLSSLSNCSTSSSVATKFNDNSSDSGFDEHVLERKSVSPPTDEWKLRGATGGMQLILASGLPLAGQPQNLVLAGNEFTARIVQQREVGAGAPSVAAAPLKINVLGGSQGNCNKMRAVFKSASSIQHENGVTTIVPASSLAASNQTAAMNAIVPSTVTITPSSVGKKVAVQNPKFILLKPAKFVGPAATSATPTATLTAEPPVPPPPEAKIA; this is encoded by the exons ATGTTCAATTTCCACAAGCCGCGCGTTTACCGCTCTGCGGATGGATGTTGCATTTGCCGGGCCAAATCGAGCAGCTCGCGATTCACCGCCTCCCGGAAGTATGAAAAGGAGTCGATGCAGTGCTTCAATCTCCACGAGCCGCGAAATGGCGAAATCTGCAACGCCTGCGTCCTTCTGGTCAAGCGCTACAAGCGACTGCCTGTCGGTAGCAAGCGTCACTGGGGTCAT GTGGTGGATGCTCGTGCTGGACCCGGCACCAAGTCCatggccaaacaaaagaaGCGTGACAACGCAGACGCGGAGAGCAGGGCCGCCAATGGCAGTGGCAACTCATTCCTGCCCGAGAAGTTCGCCAAGATCTTCAAGAAGAACCGCAAGGGCAAGGTCACAGCGGCGActgaagcagcagcatcatcatcttcatcatcatcgtccAGTGCTATCAATCGACCCAGCAGCACCTCACCTACCTCCGATCATCAGCCCAGCGATTCGAACGAGAGCTACGATGATGAGCAGATGCCGGGAAATGCACCATATCAAACACGCAAGCGAACGGCGGCTGCTGCTCTGGCCACGTCCAACGACTCGGAGGCCAACAAACGTCCGAAGCTAACTGGCAGCAACCGACGCCGTCAGCTggcgccacaaaaaaatcgtaGGGCCGTCGACAACGTGCCCTTTTTCGAAGAAAGTGATCTCGTTCGCCTGGAGGTCTGTTGCGGTGTGGTCTTCCAGAGCCTATCCCTCGGCAGCAGTTGCTACATCATCGATCCGGAGCTGTACAAACCGTGTGAGAAGCACCAGCGCCTACGCCACCAGCAGATGCAgcttcagctgcagcagcagcaacagcagaaacaTCTTctcgagcagcagcaggcggagGCGATGAAAGACACTCCCACTCCCAATCCATCGTCACTCACCACTCAAGTTCAAAGCCAGGGGCCAAAGATTGGGCCACTCAAGAAGCATCATTTGTTTTGCAAGCGACAATCGGAGTCATTTCCGCAAGGTGATATCCATAGCATAAGTCCAATTCCAATGAGCAAGACTGAAACGAACGGCCAGCCACTGTCGCCGAAGCCACATTCCAATCTGTCGCTGATCCTTAAGCCCACCGGCCAAACACAAGCACAATCACAGCCGCAGTCTCAGGCTCAAGTGGTTTCCGTGGGCGCTGCCTCGCCCTCGTCGCTGTCCTCCTTGTCCAACTGCTCCACCTCGTCCTCGGTGGCCACCAAGTTCAACGACAACTCCTCGGATTCGGGATTCGATGAGCATGTGCTGGAGCGCAAGTCGGTTAGCCCACCAACG GACGAGTGGAAACTGCGCGGAGCCACGGGTGGCATGCAGCTAATCCTAGCCAGCGGCCTGCCTCTGGCCGGACAGCCTCAGAATCTGGTGCTGGCGGGCAACGAGTTTACGGCACGTATTGTGCAGCAAAGAGAAGTCGGAGCAGGAGCTCCATCGGTAGCAGCAGCCCCACTCAAAATCAACGTACTTGGCGGATCTCAGGGCAATTGCAATAAAATGCGTGCTGTATTCAAAAGCGCCAGCAGCATTCAACATGAGAACGGGGTGACCACCATAGTGCCAGCCTCCTCGTTGGCAGCCAGCAATCAAACAGCTGCCATGAACGCCATTGTGCCCAGCACGGTGACCATTACTCCGTCATCGGTGGGCAAAAAGGTGGCGGTGCAAAATCCCAAGTTTATTTTGCTGAAGCCAGCGAAATTTGTGGGACCAGCGGCTACCTCGGCGACGCCAACCGCGACTCTGACGGCGGAGCCACCTGTTCCACCTCCTCCAGAAGCCAAAATCGCATA
- the LOC120457094 gene encoding uncharacterized protein LOC120457094 isoform X1: MFNFHKPRVYRSADGCCICRAKSSSSRFTASRKYEKESMQCFNLHEPRNGEICNACVLLVKRYKRLPVGSKRHWGHVVDARAGPGTKSMAKQKKRDNADAESRAANGSGNSFLPEKFAKIFKKNRKGKVTAATEAAASSSSSSSSSAINRPSSTSPTSDHQPSDSNESYDDEQMPGNAPYQTRKRTAAAALATSNDSEANKRPKLTGSNRRRQLAPQKNRRAVDNVPFFEESDLVRLEVCCGVVFQSLSLGSSCYIIDPELYKPCEKHQRLRHQQMQLQLQQQQQQKHLLEQQQAEAMKDTPTPNPSSLTTQVQSQGPKIGPLKKHHLFCKRQSESFPQGDIHSISPIPMSKTETNGQPLSPKPHSNLSLILKPTGQTQAQSQPQSQAQVVSVGAASPSSLSSLSNCSTSSSVATKFNDNSSDSGFDEHVLERKSVSPPTQDEWKLRGATGGMQLILASGLPLAGQPQNLVLAGNEFTARIVQQREVGAGAPSVAAAPLKINVLGGSQGNCNKMRAVFKSASSIQHENGVTTIVPASSLAASNQTAAMNAIVPSTVTITPSSVGKKVAVQNPKFILLKPAKFVGPAATSATPTATLTAEPPVPPPPEAKIA; this comes from the exons ATGTTCAATTTCCACAAGCCGCGCGTTTACCGCTCTGCGGATGGATGTTGCATTTGCCGGGCCAAATCGAGCAGCTCGCGATTCACCGCCTCCCGGAAGTATGAAAAGGAGTCGATGCAGTGCTTCAATCTCCACGAGCCGCGAAATGGCGAAATCTGCAACGCCTGCGTCCTTCTGGTCAAGCGCTACAAGCGACTGCCTGTCGGTAGCAAGCGTCACTGGGGTCAT GTGGTGGATGCTCGTGCTGGACCCGGCACCAAGTCCatggccaaacaaaagaaGCGTGACAACGCAGACGCGGAGAGCAGGGCCGCCAATGGCAGTGGCAACTCATTCCTGCCCGAGAAGTTCGCCAAGATCTTCAAGAAGAACCGCAAGGGCAAGGTCACAGCGGCGActgaagcagcagcatcatcatcttcatcatcatcgtccAGTGCTATCAATCGACCCAGCAGCACCTCACCTACCTCCGATCATCAGCCCAGCGATTCGAACGAGAGCTACGATGATGAGCAGATGCCGGGAAATGCACCATATCAAACACGCAAGCGAACGGCGGCTGCTGCTCTGGCCACGTCCAACGACTCGGAGGCCAACAAACGTCCGAAGCTAACTGGCAGCAACCGACGCCGTCAGCTggcgccacaaaaaaatcgtaGGGCCGTCGACAACGTGCCCTTTTTCGAAGAAAGTGATCTCGTTCGCCTGGAGGTCTGTTGCGGTGTGGTCTTCCAGAGCCTATCCCTCGGCAGCAGTTGCTACATCATCGATCCGGAGCTGTACAAACCGTGTGAGAAGCACCAGCGCCTACGCCACCAGCAGATGCAgcttcagctgcagcagcagcaacagcagaaacaTCTTctcgagcagcagcaggcggagGCGATGAAAGACACTCCCACTCCCAATCCATCGTCACTCACCACTCAAGTTCAAAGCCAGGGGCCAAAGATTGGGCCACTCAAGAAGCATCATTTGTTTTGCAAGCGACAATCGGAGTCATTTCCGCAAGGTGATATCCATAGCATAAGTCCAATTCCAATGAGCAAGACTGAAACGAACGGCCAGCCACTGTCGCCGAAGCCACATTCCAATCTGTCGCTGATCCTTAAGCCCACCGGCCAAACACAAGCACAATCACAGCCGCAGTCTCAGGCTCAAGTGGTTTCCGTGGGCGCTGCCTCGCCCTCGTCGCTGTCCTCCTTGTCCAACTGCTCCACCTCGTCCTCGGTGGCCACCAAGTTCAACGACAACTCCTCGGATTCGGGATTCGATGAGCATGTGCTGGAGCGCAAGTCGGTTAGCCCACCAACG CAGGACGAGTGGAAACTGCGCGGAGCCACGGGTGGCATGCAGCTAATCCTAGCCAGCGGCCTGCCTCTGGCCGGACAGCCTCAGAATCTGGTGCTGGCGGGCAACGAGTTTACGGCACGTATTGTGCAGCAAAGAGAAGTCGGAGCAGGAGCTCCATCGGTAGCAGCAGCCCCACTCAAAATCAACGTACTTGGCGGATCTCAGGGCAATTGCAATAAAATGCGTGCTGTATTCAAAAGCGCCAGCAGCATTCAACATGAGAACGGGGTGACCACCATAGTGCCAGCCTCCTCGTTGGCAGCCAGCAATCAAACAGCTGCCATGAACGCCATTGTGCCCAGCACGGTGACCATTACTCCGTCATCGGTGGGCAAAAAGGTGGCGGTGCAAAATCCCAAGTTTATTTTGCTGAAGCCAGCGAAATTTGTGGGACCAGCGGCTACCTCGGCGACGCCAACCGCGACTCTGACGGCGGAGCCACCTGTTCCACCTCCTCCAGAAGCCAAAATCGCATA